A DNA window from Nitrospira sp. contains the following coding sequences:
- a CDS encoding Cell division initiation protein DivIVA (MaGe:77309247), giving the protein MKITPLDIQQMVFSTKLRGYDREEVNRFLEELAQTVESLNRDNALLRERLGMAEQQVSELKRTETTLSNTLVAAQALADDVKRSANRDAELIVKEAELKAGEVIRQARVELGETQRDLSQLQKQRLLMVERMRATLHTFERMLDVESTEAYQDGGVVSEGKMEGESSPARS; this is encoded by the coding sequence ATGAAGATCACACCGCTCGACATTCAGCAAATGGTGTTCAGCACGAAACTTCGCGGCTACGATCGCGAGGAGGTCAACCGGTTTCTCGAAGAGTTGGCGCAAACCGTGGAATCGTTGAATCGCGACAATGCGCTCCTGCGGGAGCGGCTGGGCATGGCGGAGCAGCAGGTGTCCGAATTAAAGCGGACCGAGACGACGCTGTCGAACACGCTGGTTGCCGCGCAGGCGCTGGCCGACGATGTCAAGCGCAGCGCGAACCGCGATGCCGAACTGATCGTCAAGGAAGCGGAGCTAAAGGCCGGCGAGGTTATTCGCCAAGCGCGAGTGGAATTGGGCGAGACGCAGCGGGATTTATCCCAGTTGCAGAAACAACGGCTGCTCATGGTCGAGCGAATGCGAGCCACCCTCCATACGTTCGAGCGTATGCTGGATGTCGAGTCGACGGAAGCCTATCAAGACGGCGGGGTTGTGTCCGAGGGAAAGATGGAGGGCGAGTCGAGCCCGGCGCGCTCATGA
- a CDS encoding CDP-diacylglycerol--glycerol-3-phosphate 3-phosphatidyltransferase (MaGe:77309244), with product MNIPNSLTILRILLIPVFVGFMTYRQYGYALAALLCAGITDALDGLVARMTNQQTELGKILDPLADKLLLTSAFLTLSILHLVPSWVVILVVSRDLILMLGTVVAHVTNIAIDITPTIWGKGTTLCQLAYVVSVVAMIWRGMKIGVLFPLLLVMVAFTLGSGLHYLYRGYRRTHLSGPVG from the coding sequence ATGAACATACCGAACAGCCTGACAATCTTGCGGATCCTCCTGATTCCCGTGTTCGTGGGATTCATGACCTATCGGCAGTACGGGTATGCGCTGGCGGCCTTGCTCTGCGCCGGGATCACCGACGCATTGGATGGGCTGGTGGCGCGCATGACCAATCAGCAGACAGAGTTGGGGAAAATTCTCGATCCTCTCGCCGATAAGCTCCTCCTCACGTCGGCCTTTCTCACACTCTCGATCCTGCATCTGGTGCCATCATGGGTGGTAATCCTGGTGGTGAGCAGGGATCTTATCTTGATGCTGGGGACTGTGGTCGCGCATGTGACGAATATTGCCATCGACATCACGCCGACGATATGGGGCAAAGGTACGACATTGTGCCAGTTGGCCTATGTCGTATCTGTGGTCGCCATGATTTGGCGGGGTATGAAGATCGGGGTGTTGTTTCCGTTGCTCCTGGTGATGGTGGCGTTTACGTTAGGCTCCGGGTTGCACTATTTATATCGAGGATACCGGCGGACCCACTTGAGCGGTCCTGTCGGATAG
- a CDS encoding hypothetical protein (Evidence 4 : Unknown function but conserved in other organisms; MaGe:77309248), whose amino-acid sequence MFVFGNVLLGVATVLDYVLWLYMWIIIARALISWVNPDPWNPIVQFLDRATEPVLAPIRRWMGWRMGIDLSPIIAILALTFLQFAVVQSLKDLALRMN is encoded by the coding sequence ATGTTTGTGTTTGGGAATGTGTTGTTGGGGGTGGCCACGGTGCTGGATTATGTGTTGTGGCTGTATATGTGGATCATTATTGCCCGGGCGTTGATTTCCTGGGTTAATCCCGACCCATGGAATCCGATTGTCCAATTCCTCGACCGCGCAACGGAGCCGGTGCTCGCGCCTATTCGCCGGTGGATGGGGTGGCGCATGGGCATCGACCTCTCGCCGATTATCGCCATTCTCGCATTGACGTTTCTGCAGTTTGCGGTGGTGCAGTCCTTAAAAGATTTGGCGTTGCGGATGAACTGA
- a CDS encoding Beta-lactamase class C (MaGe:77309246) codes for MSNSPLIQAALEQAVTDGVFPGVVLAVRRGGGQIDQFTAGLVSTLDAAHRVQLATVYDLASLTKPLSTVTAVALLIQAGQYQLDDRVESILPELAGRPIGQASIWHLLTHSSGLPGWRGYYERLSPTACIPATEQQRGLSRTAVVKLIGDEALIYERGARSLYSDLGFMLLGIIVERRSGIPLQEFFRDRIALLAGAAQLGFVPTEWADTFLEEARRRGGGVAPTEQDTWRGRLLCGEVHDENAAALGGVAGHAGLFGTAEAVLAVTGAWLEAYHGRPSVLDPVLVKEFTGRQAVVPGSSWALGWDTPSPPSSAGRFFPDVAFGHLGYTGTSVWIDPLHELEIVMLSNRVHPTRKNERIKAFRPLIHELVYREYIGGD; via the coding sequence ATGTCGAATTCCCCTCTAATTCAGGCGGCGCTTGAACAGGCCGTCACGGACGGCGTGTTTCCCGGAGTCGTGTTGGCGGTGCGTCGTGGCGGCGGCCAGATCGACCAGTTCACCGCGGGGCTCGTGTCGACGCTTGACGCGGCTCACCGCGTTCAGCTGGCGACGGTCTACGATTTGGCGTCGCTCACGAAGCCATTGTCCACGGTGACGGCCGTGGCGTTGCTTATCCAAGCCGGACAATATCAGCTTGATGATCGAGTTGAATCGATACTTCCGGAGCTGGCTGGCCGTCCGATCGGCCAGGCGTCGATCTGGCATCTGTTGACGCATAGTTCAGGACTTCCCGGTTGGCGAGGGTATTATGAACGGCTGAGTCCAACCGCTTGCATCCCTGCGACGGAACAACAGCGCGGTCTTTCTCGCACCGCGGTCGTGAAGCTGATCGGAGACGAAGCCCTGATCTATGAGCGGGGGGCACGAAGTCTCTACAGCGATCTTGGGTTTATGCTTCTGGGAATAATCGTGGAGCGACGGAGCGGGATTCCGCTCCAGGAATTTTTTCGTGACCGGATCGCACTTTTGGCAGGAGCGGCGCAGCTAGGATTTGTGCCGACAGAATGGGCCGATACCTTTCTTGAGGAGGCTCGCCGTCGTGGGGGCGGTGTTGCCCCGACTGAACAAGATACCTGGAGGGGCCGGCTTTTGTGCGGCGAAGTCCACGATGAAAACGCGGCGGCGTTAGGCGGCGTCGCCGGGCATGCGGGGCTCTTTGGCACGGCAGAAGCGGTGTTGGCGGTGACTGGGGCGTGGCTTGAAGCCTATCATGGACGGCCGTCTGTGCTAGACCCTGTCCTTGTCAAAGAGTTTACTGGTCGACAGGCTGTTGTGCCTGGATCGAGTTGGGCGTTGGGGTGGGACACTCCGTCGCCGCCGTCATCGGCTGGGCGATTTTTCCCTGACGTCGCTTTTGGGCATTTAGGATATACGGGGACATCGGTGTGGATCGATCCGCTTCATGAGCTGGAGATCGTGATGCTATCCAATCGGGTGCATCCGACCAGGAAGAATGAGCGGATCAAGGCGTTTCGGCCGCTCATCCATGAGCTGGTGTATCGGGAATATATCGGCGGCGATTAG
- a CDS encoding Two-component sensor PilS (MaGe:77309242), with protein MIEMKARIQWLIGLRVLVVTLLLGLSLTFQVTRGEQVETFYGLIVFTYAITIGYAVALRFMTTAEGLVQLAWVQIGIDFLLETVLIARTGGIESPFLVLYVISVTLASLIPRRKVGLLTASLCVICFGVLTNLQLYGLTEAWGWLPRTRLSAPETLQAFGVHSLALLVVGFLSGLLTEQLQRADHSLREKEQGLSRLQAFHENIVRSISSGVFTADKDGRITSFNPAAQESTGYSLAQVHGRVWREVFNWHSDRPLDVPDEGAAHMRFEVECVRADGNRLVLGMTLSPLQECGKTTGMVGVFKDLTQIRDLEEEMRRKDWMASLGEMSAGMAHEIRNPLGALAGAMQMLRKDLHADETSQRLMDIAIREATRLNTIITEFLQYARPPALNLAEHDLNKLLAETLDLVQHEAQARVNIRIETKPSCEALVGQVDQNQLKQVFWNLATNAFDAMSKGGRLTIATGCRPIDVGGRKGDVIEISFQDTGEGISKKNLDNIFLPFFTTKTQGSGLGLAAVHRIVDLHGGWIKVESKEHGGSRFVVCLPRSIEVGVRLWHEGREPWKRS; from the coding sequence GTGATTGAAATGAAAGCAAGAATCCAATGGCTGATCGGCCTGAGAGTCCTCGTTGTGACTCTCCTCCTCGGGCTTTCTCTCACGTTTCAAGTAACCAGAGGGGAGCAGGTCGAGACGTTCTATGGCCTGATCGTGTTCACTTACGCGATTACGATTGGGTATGCCGTTGCACTTCGGTTTATGACTACCGCTGAGGGGTTGGTTCAACTCGCCTGGGTGCAAATCGGCATCGATTTTTTATTAGAGACGGTCTTAATCGCCAGGACCGGGGGGATCGAGAGTCCGTTTTTGGTGCTGTACGTGATTTCAGTAACACTGGCAAGTCTTATCCCTCGACGGAAGGTTGGCCTTCTAACCGCCAGTTTGTGCGTCATCTGCTTTGGCGTACTCACGAATCTGCAACTATATGGATTAACCGAAGCCTGGGGTTGGTTGCCTCGAACAAGGTTGAGCGCTCCTGAGACGCTTCAGGCGTTTGGCGTACATAGCCTGGCATTGCTAGTGGTGGGGTTTTTGAGTGGCTTGTTAACCGAACAGCTTCAACGTGCGGATCATTCGCTCAGGGAAAAAGAGCAGGGACTGAGCCGGCTGCAGGCATTCCATGAGAATATTGTTCGCAGTATCAGCAGCGGCGTATTTACCGCTGACAAGGATGGGCGAATCACCTCCTTTAACCCTGCCGCTCAGGAATCCACTGGATATAGTCTTGCGCAAGTTCACGGGCGTGTTTGGCGAGAGGTGTTCAATTGGCATTCGGACCGACCGCTGGATGTGCCTGACGAAGGGGCTGCCCACATGCGGTTCGAAGTGGAATGCGTGCGCGCGGACGGGAATCGACTGGTGTTGGGCATGACGCTATCGCCGCTTCAAGAATGCGGGAAGACGACGGGGATGGTTGGCGTCTTTAAGGACCTCACGCAGATTCGGGACCTTGAAGAGGAGATGCGTCGAAAGGATTGGATGGCCAGTCTGGGAGAAATGTCGGCTGGGATGGCACACGAAATCCGCAACCCGCTGGGTGCATTGGCCGGGGCGATGCAAATGTTGCGGAAGGATTTGCATGCGGATGAAACGAGTCAACGGTTGATGGACATTGCCATTCGGGAGGCGACTCGACTGAATACAATCATCACGGAGTTTCTTCAGTATGCGCGGCCGCCGGCGCTAAATTTGGCCGAGCACGATTTGAACAAACTTCTTGCTGAGACGCTCGATCTGGTACAGCATGAAGCTCAAGCTAGGGTGAATATTCGCATTGAGACAAAGCCGTCTTGCGAGGCGCTGGTCGGGCAGGTCGATCAAAATCAGCTGAAGCAGGTGTTCTGGAATCTCGCGACGAATGCGTTCGACGCCATGTCGAAGGGCGGGCGGTTGACGATCGCAACCGGCTGCCGGCCCATCGATGTCGGCGGGCGCAAAGGAGATGTCATCGAGATTTCTTTCCAAGATACCGGTGAAGGAATTTCGAAGAAAAATCTCGACAATATCTTTCTCCCATTCTTTACGACAAAAACACAGGGGTCTGGATTGGGCCTTGCGGCGGTGCATCGGATTGTCGATTTGCACGGCGGATGGATCAAGGTCGAGAGCAAAGAGCATGGGGGGTCTCGATTTGTGGTGTGTTTGCCCCGATCGATCGAAGTGGGCGTGAGACTTTGGCATGAAGGCAGGGAGCC
- a CDS encoding Type IV pilus assembly protein PilC (MaGe:77309243): MATFAYVGRSKSGAVKKGELVAKNRSEAVDQLRKQSVVVTSLEEKGAKEGFTLSFGNGMTEKDLVVFTRQFGTMINAGLPLIQCLEILSTQSENAALRKAVGDIKVAVEGGSTFSDALRRHPKIFDDLYCNMVNAGEVGGLLDTILGRLSKHIEKAMKLKSQIKSAMVYPAAICGIAAIVITVLMIWVIPVFEKMFKEMSNGKMALPAPTQLVIDMSNFAQGYWYVILGVIVAGVIAFKKYYATPQGKLTVDKIVLKLPVFGDLIRKASVAKFTRTLGTLITSGVPLLEALSICAKTAGNKVIENVLLDARVSISGGKTISEPLAKSEAFPKMVTHMIAVGESTGALDNMLGKIADFYEDEVDAAVTNLTALLEPMMMVFLGVTVGFIVIAMYLPIFTMASAIG, encoded by the coding sequence ATGGCTACGTTTGCATACGTTGGACGAAGCAAGTCTGGTGCGGTCAAGAAGGGCGAGCTGGTGGCCAAGAACCGGAGTGAGGCTGTCGACCAACTTCGGAAGCAAAGCGTGGTGGTGACGAGCCTGGAGGAGAAGGGGGCGAAAGAAGGGTTCACGCTGAGCTTCGGCAATGGGATGACGGAAAAGGATCTGGTCGTGTTTACCCGTCAGTTTGGGACGATGATCAATGCGGGTTTGCCCTTGATCCAATGTTTGGAGATTCTCTCGACACAGTCTGAAAATGCCGCGCTTCGAAAAGCCGTGGGCGACATCAAGGTCGCCGTTGAGGGTGGATCGACCTTTTCCGATGCGTTGCGGCGGCACCCGAAAATCTTCGACGATCTCTATTGCAACATGGTGAACGCTGGCGAAGTCGGCGGATTGCTGGATACGATTCTTGGGCGGCTCTCCAAGCACATTGAAAAGGCGATGAAGCTGAAATCGCAGATTAAGAGCGCCATGGTGTATCCGGCGGCTATTTGCGGTATCGCCGCGATTGTGATCACGGTGTTGATGATCTGGGTCATTCCGGTGTTTGAAAAAATGTTCAAGGAAATGTCGAATGGGAAAATGGCGTTGCCAGCGCCGACGCAGCTCGTCATCGACATGAGTAACTTTGCGCAAGGGTATTGGTACGTTATTCTCGGCGTGATCGTTGCCGGAGTGATTGCGTTCAAGAAGTACTATGCGACCCCTCAGGGTAAGCTTACAGTCGATAAGATAGTTCTGAAATTGCCGGTGTTCGGTGACTTGATCCGAAAGGCATCGGTGGCCAAGTTTACGCGGACATTAGGCACATTGATTACGAGCGGAGTGCCTCTGTTGGAGGCTTTGTCGATTTGCGCTAAGACAGCCGGGAATAAAGTCATCGAGAATGTGCTGCTGGACGCCCGGGTTAGCATCAGCGGTGGAAAGACGATTTCCGAGCCGCTGGCCAAGAGCGAGGCCTTCCCCAAAATGGTGACCCACATGATTGCCGTCGGCGAATCCACCGGCGCGCTCGACAATATGCTCGGGAAAATCGCCGATTTTTATGAGGACGAAGTCGATGCGGCGGTAACGAATCTGACGGCATTGTTGGAACCGATGATGATGGTGTTTCTCGGCGTCACCGTCGGGTTCATCGTCATCGCCATGTATTTGCCAATCTTCACGATGGCATCGGCGATTGGATAA
- a CDS encoding hypothetical protein (Evidence 4 : Unknown function but conserved in other organisms; MaGe:77309245), translated as MSALPLMMKKDGLAEKHQLEGIDPSDRYFSRALLVNRTSAGYSGKIMYEALVVQGTAHSTIGAAVREIVEKLQGMGFVRMRTRANFRGARYLAEKETWIDYPDPA; from the coding sequence ATGAGCGCGTTACCCTTGATGATGAAGAAAGACGGGCTTGCCGAGAAGCATCAGCTGGAAGGCATCGACCCAAGCGATCGCTATTTCAGCCGCGCCCTTCTCGTGAATCGCACCAGCGCCGGCTATTCAGGGAAAATCATGTATGAAGCTCTCGTCGTCCAAGGAACGGCTCACTCAACCATCGGCGCGGCCGTGCGCGAGATCGTCGAAAAACTTCAAGGAATGGGGTTTGTGCGCATGCGCACAAGAGCCAACTTCAGAGGCGCTCGGTATCTCGCCGAAAAAGAAACCTGGATCGACTATCCCGACCCCGCCTAA